The window ATTGGCTCATCACATTCTTTTCCGCAGAAGTCTGGGAACAACTGCTTCCTGGCCTGCAGAGGATGGGGGCAGAGCTTCTCAAGGTCcccaggccagggagagaggTTTTCTTTCTTGTGCTTCTTCGAGTCTCTGTCAACTTTAGCCTGCTCAGCTTTTTCCTCCGGGGATTCAAACACAACACCCCGGATTCTTGGCCTCTTTAGTCTCCTTTCTAACTGCCAAAGCATGCTCGTTTCCCTAGAGGAGGAACACATGTATTGCTGCACAGAGGGTGGAATCAGGGGTATAGAGAGCTGGGGACTCAAGCTGTCCTGAAAGAACTCTCCACAAGGCTGCTGGCGAACAATGGGCACCACCCGGCAAGGCCTCAGAGCGGCAACGAAAGCCCGAAGCTCGGAGTAAGATGAATGATCAGAGTAAGGGATGGTGTGGATGTCTGGGTGAGGGCTTCGTATCTTCCGGCTTGTGGGGAGAATAGCAATGGTAGGGTGAGTCCGGTTCCACTGAAGCATGGCAGAATGGCAGATCTCCATGTGGTCTACAGCATGGATGCGCCCCGCTTTTTCCTCGACTGTGAACACATCTGCGAGGCCCAGCAGCTGCACCAACTCCAGGCGCTGAGGACTCAATACCACCCAGGTCCGAAACTCAAGGGCTAGCTGTTCTAGCAGTGCTTCTTTTCCTAGGCTGTAGAGTCCTAAAGTATGTtcagaggggtggggaggaagacagagaagatgaTGAAGGGATTCAAGACTCCCAGTCAACCAAATGTTTAACTAAGATTCATAACATCTATGTGCAATCTAGGAAGTGTATCAAGGAAATGCATTTAAGATACATAGCAGATGCAGGTATGGAGCACACAAAATCCATTCACCCTTTCAGTTCCACAAGAGAAAGCATCTACCAAGCGTTAGGCACCGTGGGAACAGACAGATTAAGAAGGCTTAAACTCTCCAGGAGTACCACCCATCTGCAGACTCAGAAACAATGTAATGAAGGGTAAtgtcacacacaggcatacaatGTTATAAAGGCACAGAAGTAGCTGCCAGTTGATGAAATTaggaaaagcttctgtacagctgAGCCaggtccttttcttttcttttcttttcttttcttttctttttttttggtaggtgatggaaaatttaaatatttctttgggGGAGAAAACAACACACTtccatttaataaaaaaatttaaaaacaactcaCTTGTGCTCACTTTGGCAGCCCATGTACTAAAACTGGAATCAGTTAGCAAGACttctgaacaaggatgacataTACATTCATGAAGCATTccatttaaacaacaacaacaacacctcaCTCGTACAATCCAGAGGTGACTTATTTATCTATGTCTATTAAGTCATGAATTCACAGATCAGCTCGGCTCCTTCCCACTGGTTCCCACAAAGAGTGCTTCTCTGGGTAGCACAGGTGAGCACTTCAGCTGAACCCAGTACTTTCCTGTTTGACCTTTATCTTTCTGATCGTTTTCCTTCCCTGTTCTGTATGTTCCCTCACTCCATCTAGTGCTTCATGTGCTCAATGTGTTCAGTTCTCCTGGAGAGAATCTTATCTCTAACTTGCTTGTTTACAACAATGCCAATAGCCTTCTGGGTAGAGACTCTTCAGCTCTGCCACTGTAACAGTCACAGGACATTCCTTTTTGACTAGAACCCAATCCCTTAATGTCAAATATCCCTCTGCCCAAACATTCACATATACGTAGCCAAAGGAACAACTCCATGTTTTCCAAAAGGCTTAGAGGCTATACATAGTCCATTTCCTCTTACCTTTGTGCTTGCCATTTTGGCAAATTAATGGAAGGTGATCATTCTGGCTGAAAGGAAACTGAGCCATATCTTAAAGGATGGGTCAGGGCTGGCCAGCAAGGAAAGGGTATagtggaaaatattttaagaggaGCCACCTCAGTGTTACTAAAGTAAAGATGATTAGTGAGGTATGACACTAGAAAGACAAGCCAAGGTCATTTATTAGTGGGCCTTCCAAGTAGTGAAAAGGAGTTAGGACTTAATGCTGTAGATGAAGCAGGGGCTGCTCTCAGTGTGAGGTAGGAAAGTGATGAATTTTAATCATCAGAATACTATGATCAAAACATGACTTTATGAAAAAATATCGCAGGACTGTTAAGTGCCTGGGTGAGAGGTGGGAAACAGAAGTTCCATCTAGAAGGACAAAAGGTGTACACACAGAAGAAATGAGATGTGAATTTTAGCAATGGCTATGGTAACAGATCCAGCAGATGGTATTTAACCACTGTTCTCAGACTTCACCACCTCACCACTAAACCGCAaccttaaaaaatgtttgttttatatccACTCCCCTGATTGTGCTTCTAATTTACCCTTTTGAGCAAAAgattttctgctctctctctttttccttcttgggGCCCTTCCTTAATAAACAGGGAGCGCTTAAAGCCAGACACCATATTTCTCAGGTTTGTATCTCTACTGCCTTCTGGCTATGTGGTACATTACagactaattttatttttgcaaagtCAATCAAGCCAGCCTACCACAGGGACTCTTCTAACCAGCTGTGCTTCTCTGAGACAATGCTGCATGCCGTACTTCAGTCAGACAGTGTTTCTTCATGAATAGTTAGGTAACCCTGAGGGCAGGGGACATTTCCCAGTTTGGTCACTCCCTGGGAGGTATATAGTTCTTCATTATCTTTATTTAAGGCCATCTTGAAACTCCTTTCAGAGCTGTGACATATGCTTTAAGACATTCAGTTTCCTCTCTTGAGGACCGACAATTTTTGGAACAACCAAAGAAGTTATTTAGAACAAaagctggtttttttgtttttttttgttttttttttaaagaaaagttgatTTTCATAAACTATCTTTCAAAACACAACTTCAAGAGTCCCAAAGATATTGGGTACCACTGTGGAGTTACCAGAACAAGCAAATAGCTGTTTTCTCTACACACCTATTTGAAGCACAGCAATCCCTTTGTTCACTCACATAGCAAATATGTACTGACTATCTCTCTCTCACTATGTAGGCACTTGGGATGTACCTTAAGAAATAAAGAACCTTGTCATGTGAGAACCTACATTCTAGCAGAAGaaacagtaaaaatgaaaaggaatgaaCATGGAAACTATGGAATATATACTATGAAACAATTAAGTGGAATACCGTTCTTCTTCTACTTGAAACTACTCAACAGCTCTTTATTCAGATTAGAATCAAttccaagctgggcggtggtggtgcatgcctttaatcccagcactcaggaggcagagccaggtggatctctgtgagatggaggccagcctgggctacagaaggagagccagaacaggcaccaaagctacacagagaaaccctgtcttgaaaagccaaaacaaaacaaaaacaaaaaaaacaaaatcaaaagaaccAGTTCCAAGGGCTTAATACTCCAATTACTCCTGCCTTTCAAGTCTCCTTGCCTACTCTGCATCTGTCACAcaggctgctgcttctctgacaCACAAAGCTTCCTTAGTTTTtgggggtttcttttcttttttaaaaactatttatttatttactttatgtgtatgtatgtgagccTGAGTGTATGgctgtatgccacatgtgtgcaggagcccacGGAGGTGAGAAGAAGCACTGGattccctgtaactggagttagggggcagttgtgagctgccatatgggtgctgggaattgaacctgagtcctctgaaagagtagcctgTGCTTTTAATCAGtgagctgtccctccagccctcttaagggtttcttttctccctttgtctgtttctttctttctctttttttcttttcttcgagacaaggtttctctgtgaagtcctggctatcctggaacccactctacaggcctcaaactcagagatctgcccgtctctgtttctcaagtgctgagattaaaggtgcatgccaccagtACCCGGCTATCTTAAGGGTTCCTTAAGGAGTTATAGTTCACGTTGGTGTATGTGTACATTATCAGGTGTATGTGTACATAAGCAACAGCATATTTAAATATGTACCAATACACCGGGAGGTGAAGAAtactaaaaaaatgagtaaatttgGAGCTCAGGGTGTAGttcagttgacagagtgcttgcctagcacgtacaaaacccctgggttcaatcccagcaccatgCAAACTGGTCGTGCTAGCACAtgtttgtaatcttagcactaaaaatacaaacattttaaagaagagaCTGAATGGTACAGTACCTGCCTAACATATGTGAGACCCTAGATTTAATGCCAGAGCTTGGGGAAGGGATGAGAATGAAGATGGGCAGgttcaattttatttaattttattttttttgagacagagtctttctcactggaactcactatatagaatAGGCTGCTTCCATTGaatcccagcctcctgagtgctgagattaaaggtttgggcCACCAGGCCAGCTGGGAGGTTCAATGTTAAATACAATTATCATAGGAGGTTTTACAAGGAAGGCAAGACCTGCACAAAGACTTGAAAACAATGAGAACCTTCAAAGAGTTTAGATTCACTCAGCATGAGTGAGAGAAAAagggggccgggcagtggtggctcacgcctgtaatcccagcactcaggaggcagaggcaggtggatctctgtgagttcgaggccagcctgggctgccaaatgagtcccaggaaaggcacaaaactacacagagaaaccctgtctcgaaaaaccaaataaaataaaataaaaaaacagagagaaagggaaccaCTCACCAATCTTTATGTGATGCTGTGGGAACTGTCGAATGAGCTGGACAATCTGCCGAGTAGCTTCTTGTCGGGAAGGAAGAACAAGGGCTGGATTGCAATTGGTGTTGTCTAGATATAAAGTATGAATCTGTTTCCCCAGGATCAGGGCAGGCTCCTTCAGCATGGATGGTGTAAATCGAAAATCACCTAGAGGATCAATAtaggaggtgggagcaggggacAAAGACCAAGGATAGGAGACCAGCCTCTCCCACCTTTAGCAACAGATGGGCACTGGTTCCTGGTTTATGGAAAAACTGTTTCCTGGCACCGAACTGTACCTACAATATATGGAAAAACTGTTTTCTGGCACCGAACTGTACCTACAATATATGGAAAAACTGTTTCCTGGCACTGAACTGTACCTACAATATATAGAAAAACTGTTTCCTGGCACTGAACTGTACCTACAATAtagcttctttgtttttaaaaaaaaaaaaaaaaaaaaaaggtctatcCTGCTCTTgtggcacttttatttatttggttgctattttttggattgtttttaagattcatttattatgtacattggggttttacctgcatgtatatctacacaaggatgccagatcccctggaactggagctgcagacagttgtgaactgccatttgggtgctgggccttgaaccagggtcctttggaagaatagccagtgctcttaactgctaagcatcTCCCCAACGCCCTTGTTTGCTGTTTCCTGAGAGATGGGCTTTCTCTacataggcctggctgtcctagaattcactacgtagaccaggctggcctggaatttgtagagatcggcctgcctctgcctcccaagtactgggattaaaggtgtgtgccaccaccaccctgccctaGTTAGAAGAATACTTGCATATTCTTAACAGGGTTTAGATGGTCAGTCAGTCGAAAAGGGTCACTGTGCCTATAAGGGAGGAAGCTTCAAGGCCTAGTCTTCTGAGTGAAGGCAGAAATCACACAGCTGGAAAGTGAGAGggtctgtagcacaaatcctaattggccttaataaaaacctggcatcagggtgaaagctgaaagatcacaggAGCAGAGCAGCCGCCCtagttctcctttttttttttttttttttggtttttcgagagagggtttttctgtgtagttttggaggttgtcctagatctcactttgtagaccaggctagcctcgaactcacagagatccacctgcctctgcctcctgagggctgggattaaacgtgtgcgccaccaccgccctgccctagttcttacctctatgaaatcctcagacTTTAAAAAGgaggcaagatcctgtctctacaaatcctcagactgaatggggccTGAGCTCCAGTCtcttcccaccttatattcctctcactgcccagccatatcacttcctgtatccacctccctagtgctgggattaaaggtgtgtgccaccagtgcctggctctgtttctcttttagactggatcaatcttgtgtagcccagggtggccttgaactcacagagacccatctgcctctgcctctcaggtgctgggattaaggtgtgtgccaccactgcctggcctctaaggCTAACTAGgggcttagctctgcactctgattttcagacaagctttatttgttagagcatatacAAATTATCACCAAGGACACCTTGGGGGAAGCTCACCTGTGTAGAGAATTGTTCCAAAGTATCCTTCAAAGAGAAACATGACAGAACCGGGGCAGTGATTGGCATCTATAAGGGTCACAGTCATGGTTTCTTGCCCAATTTCGTCTAGAGGCAATACATGGCTCTCACCAATCTCCAGAGCTCGGATCCACTGCTTAGACACCTGAGGAAAGAGTTGGTCACCCTAGTAACCACAGACTCCTCTCCTGGACCAGGGACTAACATCCCAAGGAAAGCTGACCAAGTCCTGAAACACTCTCATGTAAGCTGTTTACAGGGATTCCCAAAcaatctgtccttcctcttctggctcccCACCCTTTGTATCGATTTAAACTCAGAATCTGAAAATCTAAATAAAGATTCTCAAACTTTCTTCCATCATAATCCCAGCAGGGGTGGGAGGCAACTGTCAGAGAAAATTCCAATCAGGCTGCCAGGGCTCATACCAGCCGTATCTACTCAATCAGACAAAATGAGGCGAGGTTAGATAATGTGTTTTTTATCTAGTGCAATAGATGAATTACTGGGAATGGGCGGTGAGTGTTGGGAATCTAAATTACGGTACCTGCACATGTTTAACAAATGCTCTAGCAATGAGCTAAATTCTCAGTCTGGTGGattcttaaaaacaaattggGGAGACACTTTATGAAAAGATAGGGATAATCTCCTTGTCTAAATTTACAGCTAAAAATCTCTAAGTCAGCTAGCTGGAGGCTAGTCTCATTCTGGGATCAACTCCCACATTTGCAAAAATTCAGTCTTTAAGGCGCCCACTCTGTGATCCCCAAGCTGGGACTGATCAGAAGTCCCCACCCAGATTTCTGAACTAGGTCTCAGAGGCCAAATCCAGCCCCAGTACCTGTAGATGACGATGCAGGAGGTGGGCAGTGATTGGGGAGCAGTAGAGGGGCCGTGCCCAAGTGCTAGACAGGCCCACCGTGTGGTCGGAGTGCATGTGGGATAAGAAGAAGAGCCGCGCGGCACCGGCGCGGCGCAGGCTCCAAAAGTCCACAGCGATAGGCGTTTGGGGGATTACGACCCCGTTCATGGTGGCAGGGTTGGAAAGTCACCAGCGGGGGCTTCGCTGGAACAGCACTCCTGCGCGAGGCGTCCACGACAGCGTCCCGACGACATGCGGACGCAAGGACAAGGGGAAAACAACCCAGAAGTGGAAGGAGTAGACAGAGTGAGCAAAATGAAGGTGGCCCGCGCTCGGGACGGCCAAAGCGAAAGAGCCCGACGCGGAAGGAGCCCTGAGAGCATCACTCAGCCGCGCGGGAACCTAGGCCCACACTTTGGACAAAGTGCGCGCGGCGGCGAGGAGACAGACCCGAGTAGCCGATTTCCGAGGGTCGGCCGCGGCTCCGGCGTAGCCAGCTGCGCGCCTGCGCCAAGAGgcgagtggggggggggggggggggaagagcgTCCTAAGGTCGGTCCTGCCTGCGCTCGGCGCTCGGCGCCACTAGGGCGGGGGCTCAGTGAGCTTCAGGGCGAGGGGGCGGGACTTCCGCAGGAAGCTGGCTGGGGCGTTGTGCCGTGGCCTCGGCGGCTAGTGCTGCTGGGTAGGAAGGCTGTGCTCCGTCTGCCTCTAGCTGGTGGGGCAGCGAAAGCCTGGCTGGGCCTAGAGATAGTTGAGGAGAGGGCCTGGGCGGAGCGAACGGCCCGCGGGGCTCGGGTCGGCGCCTGAAGGGCCGAGGTCCGGGCTCGCTGGAGGCCCGAGGGGAGAAGTATGCGTTCCGCTCCGACAAGGCACTGCCCAGGGACAACCTCGCCTTTAGTGTTTTCACTGACCACATTTCCTTTACTCAGGCTCTCACCTCGGGACTAGAAGGAGCCCGCGAGTTCCCCCTCGGGTCTGTGGAAACTGTCCCGTGACTGTTGGCGAAGATGCCATACCTTGGCTCCGAGGACGTGGTGAAGGAACTGGAGAAGGCTCTGTGCAACCCTCACATTCAGGCTGATAGGCTGCGCTACCGGAATGTCATCCAGCGAGTGATTAGGTATCGCCGGCCTAAGGATTCTAActcccgcctccaccttccccacccCGCCCTACTTTTCACCCTCTTCAGGGCTCTCTTCCCGCCACCACTCTGAAAAAGTCAGTGAACCTTCCACACATGGCAGCTGTGTATCTTTTGGCTTTGAGACTGCATTTCTGCATTGACACTTCGGTCTCCCTACCCAGCTGAGAGGTTTCCTTCATGTCACAGACTTCAGCAGGTCTATGGCTTACCTAGTACCGTTCTCCATTTTTGTAAGATTCAGACCTATATATCCCTCTGCTTGCTTGGTATTTCTGCCTGGCTAGTTCTTCaaagatatgatcaaaatagtaCCAGCATTCTTCTCAAACCTGCTGTTTTGCCTGGATTTGTGCTATGAATGTCATCAGGCATCCCACTAAGCATGATAGTCAACTTTGATGGCACTGCCCTTCAAGTGTCAGGTAGTATGAAAAATTCTAAATATCCTCTCTTTATTATTAATACTGTAGTGTTGGCTCAGACTAACATTACCAGAGCCTATTGTGGTAGTTTATTAATAAGTGACATTGTCTCTTCACTTCTGTTAGGATTTTTCTATTATATACATTTGAACACATAATCTGTAACTATAGGTCAAAAATGTTAGAAGGGACAAAAGTCCCTTGGGATGAAAAAGTGTGACCTAGGGATTGATTCTGATTTTGTTAGGATGAGATAGAATCCAGGGactgtgttttaaataaacatcTTAGCTGATTCTATATAGTAGTTTGGTTCCACATTAGAAACAATAATCAGTGGAATGAAGTCCAAACTCTATCATGTCACCCAAGGAACAAAATGAATGTTCAGTTCTTGTTCATGCCCAATGGCATGTATGGTTAACTGTATCACGTTTGCCTTGGGAGAGCTGGTCAGTTAGCTATTCTGTGAAGAAGTGTTTTCTGACTGCCATAGCAGCATGTGGGTGTGGATCTTCTTGGTCTGTGTTCTGTGCATTAATTCAAGTACTTACACTGGAGGTTTGAAATCAGTGATGTTCTTCGCTGGCTTCTTAGTTCCTAAACATCTGAGGCTACATCtgctctgtttagttttattttcctctgagacagccctggctgtcctgggaactcactttgttgaccaggctgacctcaaactcacagaggtccacttgcctaTGCCTCCTAGTGTTCAGATTATAGTtgtatatcaccatgcctggctttttatttttactttaaaaataagttatgcatatgagtgtttttcctgcatatgtAAGTgggtatgcctggtgcctgtgtatgtcagaaggcatcagatcccctggaactatagttatggatggttatgagctaccatgtgggtgctgggaactgaacccagctcttttgcaagagcaacaaaatGCTAGCTAACcattgagctacctctccagcctgtACCTTCAAAAGATGTCCCCATATCATATCTCTGAAATGTTAAAGTTAAATGTACCATCCCCATATCATTTCATTGCAATGTACTAAGGATTGCAGGCCCATAACAGGAAGTTTTGTGTGATGTAATAGACAAGGTAGACCCAACTATATCTCTCTGAAAGATCATAATTTAGTTAGATAACCAGAACATAAATAAAACTCCTCTTACAGATTGGAGATTGTGTGTTTTACTTCTTTCTGCTCTGTATATTTCTTATAGGCACATGACTCAGGGCTTGGACATGTCTGGTGTTTTCATGGAAATGGTGAAGGCCAGTGCCACTGTAGATATTGTTCAGAAGAAGTTGGTTTATCTGTACATGGGCACATATGCACCTTTGAAACCAGATCTGGCACTCTTGGCCATCAATACGCTATGTAAAGACTGCTCAGACCCCAACCCAATGGTGCGAGGACTGGCACTCCGGAGCATGTGCAGCCTCAGGTGAGCACTTTACTCCCTGCTTGGTCCTCAGTGGCTGATGAATTAGCAGATTCTTAATGAGAACAGCTTCGACTCCCTAATACTAAGGAAAGTACTGTTCttccttgaactcagattttcagCCATTGCTTTGGTTTTCTAAACTGTATCTAATTGGTTTGATTAAAAGTAGTTTTCTTTATCTTGGTAAAATAGTTCTGAGTTTTGGTTAAAGATACTTAATCAGTTATTACTATAAAAATTTGTGCTGACTCTGCAGCATTATTCCAAACAAAAAGTCAAATTatggctttttaaatttaatagaGGCTTTCTCCAATTTCTTGTGATCTAATAGATATACATTCAAACATGACTTATTAAATCATATTTAAACTAAACCTCTGTTAATTGAAGAAGAGCTTAATTATGTCAAAGCTAGTATTtcaagatctgcctga is drawn from Onychomys torridus chromosome 6, mOncTor1.1, whole genome shotgun sequence and contains these coding sequences:
- the Dclre1b gene encoding LOW QUALITY PROTEIN: 5' exonuclease Apollo (The sequence of the model RefSeq protein was modified relative to this genomic sequence to represent the inferred CDS: deleted 1 base in 1 codon) — encoded protein: MNGVVIPQTPIAVDFWSLRRAGAARLFFLSHMHSDHTVGLSSTWARPLYCSPITAHLLHRHLQVSKQWIRALEIGESHVLPLDEIGQETMTVTLIDANHCPGSVMFLFEGYFGTILYTGDFRFTPSMLKEPALILGKQIHTLYLDNTNCNPALVLPSRQEATRQIVQLIRQFPQHHIKIGLYSLGKEALLEQLALEFRTWVVLSPQRLELVQLLGLADVFTVEEKAGRIHAVDHMEICHSAMLQWNRTHPTIAILPTSRKIRSPHPDIHTIPYSDHSSYSELRAFVAALRPCRVVPIVRQQPCGEFFQDSLSPQLSIPLIPPSVQQYMCSSSRETSMLWQLERRLKRPRIRGVVFESPEEKAEQAKVDRDSKKHKKENLSPWPGDLEKLCPHPLQARKQLFPDFCGKECDEPILFCDSEKIVTVLPAPLEFSMQLQPVDEFLSPETREEIDLGSPVIPRGGNASRARGNQSDRIGYDSPRSHVNKDTHLATESRDLALKYLLTPVNFFQAGFSSRNFDQQVEKYQRVQCNNPVGSALQF